The window AGTGCATAGACTGCAAGGCTTGTGTGGTTGCCTGCAAGGTTGCCAACAAGACGCCGGAGGGCTTTTCCCGGAACTGGATCAGGGCTTCGGAGCCTGATTTTGCCGCAGCCAAGCCGAAGACCCACTTCCAACCCGCTGCCTGTATGCATTGCGAAGCACCAACCTGTGTGGATGCCTGCCCGACCGGCGCTACGTTCAAGGACGCGGACGGCATTGTCGTTATCGATGAGACGCTTTGCATCGGCTGCGGCAACTGCATCCCGGCCTGTCCGTATGGCGCCCGGTTCCGTAACCCGCAGAAGCGCACGGCAGACAAGTGCAATTATTGCCCGGAACGCCGTGCCGCAGGGTTGCCACCGGCATGTGTGGATACCTGCCCGACCAAGGCGCGGACCTTCGGAGACATCATGGACCCAACTTCCGATGCCGCGCGTCTGCTGGATAAACACAAGGATCATGTGGTGCAGGTGGTGAACCAGAAGAGCAACACGGCTCCCCATATGTACTATGTCGGTTCGACCGCTCCCGTGGATTGGACGCGTGAGGCGGTCATGCCCGTTTCTATGGCGACCATGACAGGCGTGGTGGACCCCGTTGTGAAAACGCTGGTCGGTCTGTCCGGTATTGGCGTGCTTGCCATGCTGGGCCGCCAGCTGCTTTCCGGCGATGATTCGCACAAGACGGATCAGGACAAGGAATAGGAGGGCGATATGCGCATGTACAAACGACATGACCGTTCGGATATCTTCATCCATTGGTTTAACGCCGCTTGCTGGCTCCTGTTACTTGTGACCGGAGTGGGGCTCATCCGCAATCCGGCCCTCAACCCCTTTGGTGACACATTTCCCGAAGCCTTGCGGGCCATGGTGGGCGGTGGCGGCAATCTGCTGCTGGTGCATGAGATCATCGGTGTTGCATGGATCTTCGGATTTGTGGGCTATCTGCTGGTTAATCTCCGCGGGGCGGTCTACTTCCTTCGAGAGGTCTTCTCCGTCAGCCCTGATAGGGACATGCCCTGGATGTTCCGCAAAATGATGCTCATGACGCTGGGCGAAAAGGCTCTGCGTGCCATGGGGCAACCTGCGCATCTGCCCCCTCAGGGCTATTATAACATGGGACAGAAGGGGTTCGGACAGGTTTCGGTACTTGGCGGTATGGTGATTGCCGTTACCGG is drawn from Desulfovibrio mangrovi and contains these coding sequences:
- a CDS encoding 4Fe-4S dicluster domain-containing protein, coding for MRKAQYAMVIDSSKCIDCKACVVACKVANKTPEGFSRNWIRASEPDFAAAKPKTHFQPAACMHCEAPTCVDACPTGATFKDADGIVVIDETLCIGCGNCIPACPYGARFRNPQKRTADKCNYCPERRAAGLPPACVDTCPTKARTFGDIMDPTSDAARLLDKHKDHVVQVVNQKSNTAPHMYYVGSTAPVDWTREAVMPVSMATMTGVVDPVVKTLVGLSGIGVLAMLGRQLLSGDDSHKTDQDKE
- a CDS encoding formate dehydrogenase subunit gamma; this encodes MRMYKRHDRSDIFIHWFNAACWLLLLVTGVGLIRNPALNPFGDTFPEALRAMVGGGGNLLLVHEIIGVAWIFGFVGYLLVNLRGAVYFLREVFSVSPDRDMPWMFRKMMLMTLGEKALRAMGQPAHLPPQGYYNMGQKGFGQVSVLGGMVIAVTGLIMLLSDVYFTADATVTVSWAVTLHYLAVGVVFAGLLVHIYMAAISPEEKPGFRSMFTGSVPEDYAKHHHQLWYERENARTADGK